Within Telopea speciosissima isolate NSW1024214 ecotype Mountain lineage chromosome 8, Tspe_v1, whole genome shotgun sequence, the genomic segment TTAATGTGCGGATTGATCACGGGGTGATCATTGCGAGGGCTGATACATCCCGGAAAACTATCATTGTGAAGGTGCTTCTCCTACAGGCAAGAAGAGTGTATTAGTGGATTCCAAGCTGGGAGCTTGAAGAGTGGATGTAGGATGGTATTGAGGCCGTGCCGAACAACTATAAAGTTGGTGTGTGcactctctctatttctctatctctttcatCTAATTAAGTTGTGATTTTGTTTACTAACATTtgttgaagttttgagatagcATAAAAGGAATTTTGAATTTGGGCCAATATTCCATATTACCCAATTCACACCCCCCTCTTGGGTTGCCTATACGATAGTACAGGTTCCAAGGGTATTTCATAGAGCACTAAAATAGTTACAATACACTTTAATAAGTGAGGAAAAGTGATGTAGACCATAGGTCCATGTGGAGCCACAGGAACAAGTCCCAAAACCAGCCTAGTGTAGTTGTAGGATtcaactgctgtgagaggcagcctggtctgatgatgtagcaggtttttgttggttcaatgGAGGATCACATAAGGCAGCCCCAGTCCAAgtagaagcatgaagaagagaagggatcaagacagaaattttattttaaatagaaattactgttcacatgaatagtACCTGAGTTACTATTCATGCAAAAAGTGATTTTGGGGCACATATGGACAGCTTGCATAGAGTACAAGATATGGACAGctttgttccttttcttttagcTATGTTGGTTTACCTTGTTCCTGTTTTGAGTTCCCAGTTTGATTATATTAGGAGATTAGATAGTTTCAAAATTCAGTTTTAGCAAGTAagtactagtttctaatttcagatttagaaagtaggcttagcttttatttagaaatttctattttcttaagtttctatttcagtcctttgttccttttagttagatttattttctattttcgtttggtttctattttgtaatcttTCCCAATAGCCAAAAGGGGAGTTACTATTTTGTAACCATGtcttaattataaataaaggcaagaGACTGTATTGGTCAGCCAACGATTttagattttttgaaaaaaaaaaacttggactGTTGCTTTGTGCAATGGCTGTGAGAGACAGCTCCTGTGAGAGGCTGGTACAGTGAGAGACccaggagagagtgagaggctcaATCCAAACTATCCTTCTTCTATCctatcttctatttttccttcttttttttttttttaccattgtGTGATCTGTTACAAGTTCTGCAATCAATTAAGGAATATCTGCTACAAGTTCATCAATCATTGCCCAGTTTTGAAGACCAAACCAGCATTAAACTTTgttcaagaagatcctgcctggggctaggtccttcgtgatccagccttacataaaaaagaattacagtACAACCAAGCAAAATACTTGTCATTCAACTTGGAACTCAGCCAAATTACTTCAATGATGGGGCTCATAACATCAACTCAATCATCATGGTATCTAAGCCCATGTAATTGGATAAAGTAACAAAAATGGTTAAGATGGTCATAATAGAGGCTTCTTTGAGCCAAGGCCTATCCCTTTGCAGGGATAAAGATTCTACAGCTGATTTGGAAGCCCTAAAAGAATTCAGGGATATAACAAGCAACAACTTCATATTGAACAATAGACAGTATACCTTTCAAAAAGACCGACTTTGAGAATCACATCAGCTATATTTGAATTTGCCTTCCCAACAAGTTGAAAGAGCTTTCTCCTGTCCATGGTGAAGGTACCGTTCTTCTCCAGACCACGATTTATATCTGTGAATTCTTCCACCATATCATCAATCTGTGCCAAGAACAAGTAATTATAAAATGGATATTACCATCTACAATGATGTGGAATCCCAAAAAAGCTTTCAACTATTTTATAAATAAGATAAGGGAAAGGGATAGGCACGCGCCCATGTGCCGCACCGAACGCTAGCAAGCGGCACCAATGGGGACGTGGCATCATACAGGAGGGGCAGGGGTCATTTtaaagggggaaagaaagagatagacacaggctGGGCAGCTGCCCATAAGATAATATAATTAAAGGGAAAGGCCCCAAAGGCAGCAAAGTCCTTGAATTTTGGATTCTCCACCATATAATCAATTCACGAGCAACCTCACAGGTTTGCCACCAAGtcatatatataattaaaattGCTCGTAAATTTCAacgaaaatggattttgggCATTTCAAACAAAACCACCTGGGAAACAAAATAATCAAGAGCAACGCTTTGGCCGAGAACACTTCCAATAATGCGTATCCCATCAATATCCAGATATTTTAGAACAATATAGTCTGGCCCTCCTTGCATATCCTCCACCAACAGTGGCTTCTCTTTTACAGCATAATCTGTTAGAATGCAATGGAAATGAAAATTAAGAATTGGTACAAAATTGTAAGTAAACTAGAAATAGCAAACGTCTTACAGACCCATTAGTCATATGACTTATGAATAAAGTCAAATGAGCGTTTTCAATAGGATCTAGCGAATTAAAGTAGGCACTTACCATCCCTTCTCATCTCTGGGATCAACCCAAACGCATGCCTTTTAACAATTTCCAGATAACTCTCCACTTCATCATCCGCAATGTTAAATAAGACAACTGATCCATATTGGAACACTACCATGTAACAGCAGCGACTCCCATTGTCTACAATGCCAGCACCCTAAAACCAAAAGGTCTCAATATCAAAATGACATCAACCATATATATACTTCAAAATACAAATCCTTAATCAACACATGGATTGCTGGCACATCAACTTGGGTCATCAATCAATAGGATGCCCAATGGATATGGCATAACCCAAAAGCCGGACCAAATGGACGATTTTAATGTATTATTAGGGCTAGTACACTGGGGTCTAAACAACCAAAGTTAATAGTCAAGAAAAGAGTTCACAGAGCAGGACAGATGAAAATGATCAACCAGTAGCTAATTTTGGGGAATGAACACCTCACTGCTAAAACAAGAGCCCATCACAATACTCAAGAAATCCCAGGATTGTTCAGCAGATAAGAAAAtactaatgaaagaaagaaaaagaaaaaccttttCCGGGTTTGGAATCTGAGGAGAAGAATGAGCCAAGAAGTAATGAGATATGACCTTCAAGCCCCACAGAGAAGCgtcaaaagtgaaaattttaagcaaaacaaaaatttcCTCCCTATTGTGATAAGGTTAGGCTGCATGACAGTTTATTAATAGAAATTGATGGAAGGCTATCCCGGGCCTATCAAAGGTATCATCACTACTATCCTTGAATAataattctgtttttcttttcttcattttttccaATAAGTGAATCATCTTTTGCATTCCAGCCTATCCTGTCAACATCTTCTGTTAAATCTAATCACTACAATAAGAGAACCTACCAAGTACTCAAGTTGAACCAAATCATACCTTCTCAATGGTCAGTGGTTTGTTTTCATTGTGCATGACTCAATTGACCCTCTCTTATTTTGTCAGTGGTTAAGAATAACCTTGAGTTTCCTTGAATGAATTCACATTTTCATCTTATCCTCCTGGTTATTCACCAGACTAATTATCATCTCCATTCTTTACTACATTACTCGTATAGGCATTTTCATCTATCTTGTCCAACACTCCACTCCAAATAGCCTGGTTGGTCTTATGGTTATCCCTTCCACTTTGTATCTTGTAGGCATGACCCAGAAAAGTATCAAATGAGAAGGCAatgtgaaagagaaagagagagagaccaccAGGGGGTGGAGAGACAACCACCTTTGTGTATTTTCATGTATTtatgccccccaaaaaaactACTTATTTGtcatgataaaaataaaaattaataccAATTTAACTAAGAACAAAATAGATAGAAACATGGGTTATCTTTGTATCTGCTTACATTAACTTCCGAGGGGAAATTGCAATATCGGAGAGCAATATAATTTGATGAACGAGAAGAAGGTGGAACAACATTGCTTGAATTCTCGGTCTGAATCCTCTTCAAATCAATACTGCCAAAACCATGAATCTGAGAAAGCAAATCAAGAGGACCCAACAGAGAAAAACATAGAGGGATAAGAATGAGGGAGGGAGTCCACTGTCAAAGATACACTCAATTACAAAGACAAAAATACAAGTatctcccctccccttcccccttcaaaaaacaaaaaaaaggaagtgcCAA encodes:
- the LOC122638384 gene encoding protein RETARDED ROOT GROWTH, mitochondrial isoform X1: MGRWRASFLLKHLITSSQTILHSPCTLLRTPPLLPVSRTGIQSFGSRFRSAIPYPSAVYDDEFPSGNVDFGHKYEVEPKEEEEVGKILVKAYFLCTSIDLKRIQTENSSNVVPPSSRSSNYIALRYCNFPSEVNGAGIVDNGSRCCYMVVFQYGSVVLFNIADDEVESYLEIVKRHAFGLIPEMRRDDYAVKEKPLLVEDMQGGPDYIVLKYLDIDGIRIIGSVLGQSVALDYFVSQIDDMVEEFTDINRGLEKNGTFTMDRRKLFQLVGKANSNIADVILKVGLFERSEIAWRDAKYAQILDYLREEYEVAQRFGNLNFKLKFVEHNIHFLQEVLQNRRSDLLEWCIIVLLSIENVIAVYEIVHESAAAPL
- the LOC122638384 gene encoding protein RETARDED ROOT GROWTH, mitochondrial isoform X2 gives rise to the protein MGRWRASFLLKHLITSSQTILHSPCTLLRTPPLLPVSRTGIQSFGSRFRSAIPYPSAVYDDEFPSGNVDFGHKYEVEPKEEEEVGKILVKAYFLCTSIDLKRIQTENSSNVVPPSSRSSNYIALRYCNFPSEVNGAGIVDNGSRCCYMVVFQYGSVVLFNIADDEVESYLEIVKRHAFGLIPEMRRDDYAVKEKPLLVEDMQGGPDYIVLKYLDIDGIRIIGSVLGQSVALDYFVSQIDDMVEEFTDINRGLEKNGTFTMDRRKLFQLVGKANSNIADVILKVGLFERSEIAWRDAKYAQILDYLREEYEVAQRFGNLNFKLKFVEDYKTSATMVRDDFL